From Candidatus Zixiibacteriota bacterium, one genomic window encodes:
- a CDS encoding TIGR00725 family protein, giving the protein MKLKEAKKESKKIFIGVIGAGTCSKKICNTAEEVGKYIAKSGAILVCGGLGGVMEGAAKGVRENGGVTIGIIPGESRGDANPYIDYPIVTGFGEGRNLVVIRSSDVIIALPGKYGTLSELAFCLKLEKPVVSLGTWDVSERIIKAKDAKEAVKLALDQIK; this is encoded by the coding sequence ATGAAGTTAAAAGAAGCAAAGAAGGAAAGTAAGAAGATTTTCATCGGGGTGATTGGAGCAGGGACTTGCTCAAAGAAAATCTGCAATACTGCAGAGGAAGTGGGTAAATATATTGCCAAATCAGGAGCGATCTTAGTATGCGGCGGGTTAGGCGGGGTGATGGAAGGTGCGGCTAAAGGTGTCAGGGAAAATGGAGGAGTTACCATAGGGATAATACCAGGGGAAAGCAGGGGCGATGCGAATCCTTATATCGATTACCCCATAGTAACCGGATTTGGAGAAGGCAGAAATCTGGTAGTAATTCGCAGTTCAGATGTCATTATAGCCCTGCCTGGAAAATATGGGACCCTGTCCGAATTAGCCTTCTGTCTAAAGTTAGAAAAACCGGTAGTCAGCCTGGGAACGTGGGATGTCTCGGAGAGGATCATTAAAGCCAAAGATGCTAAAGAGGCAGTTAAGTTAGCCCTGGATCAAATCAAGTAG
- a CDS encoding acylphosphatase produces MSPDKVAAHIIISGVVQGVGFRYFVYRKAGEYNLKGYVRNLYNEDVEIEVEGDKGMILDFIKDLKIGPRSAHVTGVNIEWKEYQNSYPDFQIKF; encoded by the coding sequence ATGAGCCCGGATAAAGTTGCCGCTCATATAATTATTTCTGGAGTAGTTCAGGGAGTTGGATTTCGCTATTTCGTGTACAGAAAAGCAGGGGAATATAATCTCAAAGGGTACGTCAGAAACCTTTATAATGAGGATGTAGAGATTGAAGTGGAGGGGGATAAGGGTATGATACTGGATTTCATTAAAGATTTGAAAATCGGACCCCGGTCTGCGCATGTCACCGGGGTAAATATCGAATGGAAAGAATACCAGAATAGTTACCCGGATTTCCAGATAAAATTCTAA
- a CDS encoding adenine phosphoribosyltransferase, with protein MAQDLKKLIRSVKDYPKKGVVFRDITTLLKDGKAFKKTVDLLYKKYHGKKIDLVVAVESRGFILGGALANRLGVGFVPVRKFGKLPADRIEQKYDLEYGTDSLEIHKDAVKKGQKVLIVDDLLATGGTLQATCKLVEKLGGKVVGILVLIELSFLKGREKLKNYDLFSLIKYARE; from the coding sequence ATGGCTCAGGATTTAAAAAAACTGATCAGAAGCGTTAAAGATTACCCCAAGAAGGGTGTGGTTTTCAGGGACATCACCACTTTGCTTAAAGACGGAAAAGCATTTAAAAAAACAGTCGATTTATTGTATAAAAAATATCATGGCAAGAAAATCGACCTGGTGGTTGCAGTCGAATCAAGAGGTTTTATCCTGGGCGGAGCTTTAGCTAACCGTTTAGGAGTCGGCTTTGTGCCGGTTCGTAAATTCGGAAAATTACCGGCTGACAGAATCGAACAAAAATATGACCTGGAATATGGAACTGATTCTCTGGAAATCCATAAAGATGCTGTCAAAAAAGGACAGAAGGTTCTGATCGTGGATGACCTTTTAGCCACCGGTGGCACTCTTCAAGCCACCTGTAAGCTAGTCGAGAAATTAGGCGGAAAAGTAGTTGGCATCCTGGTATTAATAGAGTTGTCTTTCCTGAAAGGAAGAGAGAAACTGAAGAACTATGACCTGTTCTCCTTAATCAAATATGCCAGGGAGTGA
- a CDS encoding outer membrane protein transport protein — MKIKLILTIALLVLAFTNQGLAQVLVTRNILDYNLLGGGARARGMGGAFIGVSDDPSAASWNPAGLIQLDKYQMGATLYFINPRLKYTTTYANSDFPNSLKQNKASISFGSVIIPFKLYQKEVVGSVLYNRSSDIYDKRIYNFPGERRIDNFGVYIAGEDSVRIGDKEDEITGGLDIINLSLGTKVYKDLSLGVGLNIYTGSYEYNSNQQIRFTWNPAYDTLITYHPFIKGTYSGVNFTLGAMYKYRDFRIGAIVKTPFKLQEKDDAQFLKDVIINGVTITNPDAISSRPVFPVEYKQKWEIPLTVGFGASYRIKGLTLAGDLELRNFSKAKLQYPSRWSDPNSPDTTMDLGWNSLAQFRIGGEYVYQSKYGSIPIRAGFRNEPKVFSDLKNVEITGIDFDPQAGANLKNALDVIDIVSQENGKKVTGYTLSLGTGIGWSQIKLDLTYEYSKYQTAMSGYIIGAPFDISKIVKKDNRFLVNFTGFF; from the coding sequence ATGAAGATAAAACTAATCCTGACAATCGCCTTGCTGGTCTTAGCCTTTACCAACCAGGGACTTGCTCAGGTTCTAGTAACCAGAAATATCCTTGATTACAATTTGTTAGGAGGAGGGGCCAGAGCCAGGGGGATGGGAGGGGCTTTTATTGGAGTATCCGACGACCCATCTGCTGCCAGCTGGAATCCAGCCGGGCTTATTCAATTAGATAAATACCAGATGGGAGCAACTCTTTATTTCATAAATCCCAGATTGAAATATACCACTACTTATGCTAACTCTGATTTTCCGAATTCTTTAAAGCAGAACAAAGCCTCGATCTCTTTCGGGAGTGTGATCATCCCTTTTAAACTTTATCAGAAGGAGGTAGTTGGTAGCGTCCTGTATAACAGGTCTTCTGACATCTATGATAAACGGATTTATAATTTCCCTGGCGAGAGACGCATCGACAATTTCGGCGTCTATATAGCAGGTGAGGATTCTGTCCGAATCGGGGATAAGGAGGACGAGATTACAGGAGGACTGGATATAATAAATCTTTCTTTAGGTACTAAGGTTTATAAGGATTTATCCTTAGGCGTAGGCTTAAATATCTACACCGGCTCCTACGAATATAATTCCAATCAACAGATAAGATTCACCTGGAACCCGGCTTACGACACATTAATCACCTATCATCCCTTCATAAAGGGGACTTATTCCGGAGTTAATTTCACGCTTGGTGCAATGTATAAATACAGAGACTTCAGGATTGGGGCTATAGTGAAAACACCCTTTAAGTTACAGGAAAAAGACGATGCTCAGTTTCTCAAGGATGTCATCATTAACGGGGTTACTATTACTAATCCAGATGCAATTTCATCCCGGCCGGTCTTCCCGGTTGAATATAAGCAGAAATGGGAAATCCCCTTAACGGTAGGTTTTGGAGCTTCCTACAGGATAAAAGGACTTACTTTAGCCGGAGACCTGGAGCTGAGGAATTTCAGCAAAGCAAAATTGCAGTATCCCTCCAGATGGTCTGATCCAAATTCGCCAGATACCACGATGGATCTGGGTTGGAATTCCCTGGCTCAATTCAGGATCGGAGGAGAATACGTTTATCAGAGTAAATATGGGTCCATACCCATAAGAGCGGGATTCAGAAATGAACCTAAAGTTTTCTCGGACCTGAAAAATGTGGAGATAACGGGAATTGATTTTGATCCACAGGCCGGAGCTAACCTTAAAAATGCATTGGATGTAATCGACATAGTAAGTCAGGAGAATGGGAAGAAGGTTACGGGATATACGCTCTCTTTAGGAACTGGAATAGGGTGGAGCCAGATAAAACTTGATCTTACCTATGAGTACAGCAAGTACCAGACTGCAATGAGCGGTTACATTATAGGTGCACCTTTTGATATTAGCAAGATTGTGAAAAAGGATAACCGGTTTTTGGTGAACTTCACCGGCTTTTTTTAA
- a CDS encoding tetratricopeptide repeat protein, translating into MSPKKGKVTKHMMKEDKLVTTTFKFTEFVQKHSREFLIPGAGLLVVALVVLFLISSNKSRNQKAAELLGKARVELESGEFQAATTDLQNIWRSYKGTDAAQEALYLLGNSYYYGKDYDQALRYFQEFVSRYPKTDPLLLSGAYSGIGDCHVQKKEYGQAADSYLQAAGKITDDFVIPNLLLSAAQSYSYANQLDKAKELYNRIITKYPNSKVVTQARLELAEISAQKG; encoded by the coding sequence ATGAGTCCTAAAAAAGGAAAAGTAACCAAACATATGATGAAGGAAGATAAGCTGGTAACTACCACTTTTAAATTTACGGAATTTGTCCAGAAACACTCCAGGGAGTTTTTGATACCCGGGGCTGGACTGCTGGTGGTCGCTCTTGTGGTTTTGTTTTTGATCTCTTCCAATAAAAGTCGCAATCAAAAAGCAGCTGAGCTTTTGGGAAAAGCCCGGGTAGAGCTTGAGTCCGGAGAGTTTCAGGCAGCCACAACCGACCTGCAGAACATCTGGAGAAGTTATAAAGGGACAGATGCTGCTCAGGAGGCATTATATCTTCTGGGGAATTCTTATTATTATGGTAAAGATTACGACCAGGCACTGCGATATTTTCAGGAATTCGTGAGCAGATATCCAAAAACCGACCCTCTGCTTTTATCCGGGGCTTATTCCGGCATAGGAGATTGTCACGTTCAGAAGAAAGAATATGGGCAGGCAGCTGACTCCTATCTTCAGGCTGCAGGCAAAATTACGGATGATTTTGTTATTCCCAATTTACTCCTCTCTGCAGCTCAATCTTATTCCTATGCCAACCAGCTTGATAAAGCTAAGGAGCTCTACAACAGGATAATAACCAAATACCCTAATTCAAAAGTAGTAACCCAAGCTCGGCTGGAGTTAGCAGAGATCTCGGCGCAGAAAGGTTAA
- a CDS encoding glycoside hydrolase family 57 protein yields the protein MDPNSLKPLKVAFIWHMHQPYYKDLKTNRYLLPWVRLHALKDYYDMVAILDNYPGISMTFNLVPTLIEQLQDYSSNSVYDRHLFLTEKRADQLTSDEKLEIVRDFFMGNQSTMIKSYPRFYQLLLRRGEDPEKFPQIAQRFSPQDFLDLQVWSNLVWFDPIFRKDAELAPLFKKKENFTEEDKKMMLSKQKSIIHSILPKYKELKDKGQIEITISPCCHPILPLLCNTDIAKVSQPNTALPLKKFSHPEDALAQINCGVEFFERVFGGKPNGMWPSEGGVSEDIVPLIAQAGIKWAATDEEILYLSMKVEGFSDHYKNDLLYKPYEVTVKGSKLFFVFRDHLLSDLIGFVYSRWDPQKAADDLINRLLEIRKNLKEEEIPESIVSIILDGENCWEYYKNDGHDFLNALYTGLSKEKSIQTTTVSKFLDETQVKSKLPSLYPGSWIDHNFKIWIGEPEDNLAWDLLNETRERLVEFQQRKGGDIPQEKLKAAWKEIYVAEGSDWCWWYGSTHSGPGSELFDLLFRSHLLSVYDIMELEPPQTLFQSLRTAAKVLAIQEPTNFITPTLDGKVTHFYEWEGAGVLDCVKLSGVIRRAVSVVKHIYFGHDLENLYLRIDTVLPVEKYFAEDYRLDFEIFIPSRFRLPVSKDKASLCRYDQENKKWKETSIPVNFAFARVLELSLPLSAFEQMKEKGFQFRVIVRKGEDEIERCPEIDLIKFSFLQADKTPAYW from the coding sequence ATGGATCCAAATTCGTTAAAGCCATTGAAAGTTGCCTTCATCTGGCATATGCACCAGCCTTATTATAAGGATCTCAAAACCAACCGTTATCTTCTCCCCTGGGTGAGGCTGCACGCCTTAAAAGATTATTATGATATGGTGGCTATACTGGATAACTATCCGGGCATCTCTATGACTTTTAACCTGGTGCCGACTTTGATCGAACAGCTCCAGGATTACTCCTCCAATTCGGTTTACGATCGTCATCTGTTTTTGACAGAGAAAAGAGCTGACCAGTTGACCTCAGACGAAAAACTGGAAATAGTCAGGGATTTCTTTATGGGCAATCAATCGACGATGATTAAGTCCTATCCGCGTTTTTATCAGCTCCTTCTCAGAAGGGGAGAGGACCCTGAGAAGTTCCCTCAGATTGCCCAGAGGTTCTCCCCTCAGGACTTCCTTGACCTGCAGGTTTGGTCTAATTTGGTCTGGTTTGATCCGATTTTTAGAAAAGATGCGGAATTGGCCCCCTTGTTCAAAAAAAAGGAGAATTTCACCGAGGAAGACAAAAAGATGATGCTTTCAAAACAGAAAAGCATCATCCATTCGATTCTTCCGAAGTACAAAGAGTTGAAGGATAAAGGACAGATAGAGATAACTATTTCGCCCTGCTGTCACCCCATATTGCCATTGCTCTGCAACACTGATATAGCTAAGGTCTCTCAGCCAAACACTGCTCTTCCTTTGAAAAAATTTTCTCACCCAGAGGATGCCCTGGCTCAGATCAATTGCGGGGTCGAATTTTTCGAGAGGGTTTTCGGCGGAAAACCCAATGGAATGTGGCCCTCAGAGGGAGGGGTAAGCGAGGACATCGTTCCTCTAATTGCCCAGGCCGGGATCAAGTGGGCAGCCACGGACGAGGAGATACTGTATCTGAGCATGAAGGTTGAAGGGTTTTCTGACCATTATAAGAATGACCTGTTGTATAAACCATACGAAGTGACCGTTAAAGGGAGTAAACTCTTTTTTGTTTTCAGAGATCATCTCCTTTCCGATTTAATCGGATTTGTCTATTCCCGCTGGGACCCCCAGAAAGCAGCAGATGATTTGATTAACCGGCTGTTAGAGATCAGGAAAAATCTGAAAGAGGAAGAGATACCAGAATCAATAGTAAGCATCATCTTAGATGGGGAAAACTGCTGGGAATACTATAAAAACGACGGACATGATTTTCTTAATGCTCTTTACACAGGACTTTCAAAGGAAAAGTCGATTCAGACTACCACAGTAAGTAAGTTCTTAGATGAGACTCAGGTAAAATCCAAATTGCCTAGTTTATACCCCGGCTCCTGGATCGACCACAACTTTAAAATCTGGATTGGAGAGCCAGAGGATAACTTGGCTTGGGACCTGCTCAATGAGACCAGAGAAAGGTTAGTAGAATTCCAGCAGAGAAAAGGCGGCGATATTCCCCAGGAAAAACTTAAAGCCGCCTGGAAGGAAATCTACGTAGCTGAGGGTAGCGACTGGTGCTGGTGGTATGGAAGCACTCATTCAGGTCCGGGCAGCGAGCTTTTCGATCTCCTTTTCCGTTCACACCTTCTTTCTGTATATGATATTATGGAACTGGAGCCGCCCCAAACTCTTTTCCAATCACTGAGAACCGCTGCTAAGGTATTGGCGATCCAGGAGCCTACCAATTTCATTACCCCGACTTTAGATGGTAAAGTTACCCATTTTTATGAATGGGAAGGAGCAGGGGTTCTGGATTGTGTGAAGTTAAGCGGGGTGATAAGGAGGGCAGTCAGCGTAGTAAAACACATCTATTTCGGGCATGACCTGGAAAATCTTTATTTGAGGATAGATACGGTTCTACCTGTAGAGAAATATTTTGCCGAGGATTACAGGTTGGATTTTGAAATTTTTATTCCGTCCCGCTTCAGGCTCCCGGTCTCGAAAGATAAAGCTTCCCTTTGCAGATATGACCAGGAAAATAAAAAGTGGAAGGAAACCTCAATACCGGTAAATTTCGCATTTGCCAGGGTCCTGGAGCTTTCTCTGCCCCTTTCTGCTTTTGAGCAGATGAAGGAGAAAGGATTTCAGTTCAGGGTGATAGTCAGAAAAGGAGAGGATGAGATCGAAAGGTGTCCGGAAATTGACTTGATAAAATTCAGCTTTTTACAAGCGGACAAAACCCCTGCTTACTGGTAA
- a CDS encoding DUF4870 domain-containing protein, which yields MDDIERMNTEEKNEEPDQSQEKMIQEGKAAAILGYIPFMCFVPLIKMRDNPFALKHGKQGLLLFALEIIAIIFLFPKISQLFWGMILILCLVSAAAGIIYATQGRDWKIPFIGELGDKLKL from the coding sequence ATGGACGATATAGAACGCATGAACACTGAAGAGAAAAATGAGGAACCGGATCAATCTCAGGAAAAGATGATCCAGGAGGGAAAAGCAGCAGCCATTCTGGGTTATATACCGTTTATGTGCTTTGTCCCTCTGATCAAGATGAGAGATAATCCTTTTGCCCTTAAGCACGGGAAGCAGGGATTACTTCTTTTTGCTTTAGAGATTATCGCCATTATCTTTCTTTTTCCCAAGATAAGCCAGCTATTCTGGGGAATGATACTGATTCTCTGTCTGGTCTCGGCTGCAGCCGGGATAATATACGCTACCCAGGGGAGAGACTGGAAAATACCTTTTATAGGTGAATTAGGGGACAAGCTGAAGCTCTGA
- a CDS encoding methylcobamide--CoM methyltransferase has translation MIRTTVVGNYPKISSDKNVPNLRNALNQFDQKKISREKLEEVYKATIVRVLKEQEEAGIDIITDGQIRWDDLVTPFAKNIEGCEINGLLRFFDNNVYYRKPVIKSRMVFKDYTTLEEYKFAKANSSKKLKVVLPGPLTWAKLSLDEYYNDLKTLVTDFSQILRKEVQKLDQEGVEYIQFDEPSLCNFPQEIGLVKESLRIITSGLKTKSILFLYFGSIRNLTSGLFDMPVDIIGIDLVSKPENLDVILKADVKKEVILGCLDARNTKMEDEKEILQLIDKVSKNIPPDKIYISPSCGLEFLPHENALKKIKLLSSIATKFNS, from the coding sequence ATGATCAGAACAACCGTAGTAGGTAATTATCCTAAAATAAGCTCGGATAAGAACGTGCCCAATCTGAGAAATGCTTTGAATCAGTTTGACCAGAAAAAGATCTCAAGAGAGAAGTTGGAAGAGGTCTATAAAGCAACTATTGTCAGAGTTTTGAAGGAGCAGGAAGAAGCAGGGATCGACATCATCACTGATGGACAGATCAGATGGGATGACCTGGTGACTCCTTTTGCCAAGAATATCGAAGGGTGCGAAATTAATGGGCTCTTAAGATTTTTTGACAATAACGTTTACTACCGGAAACCAGTAATAAAATCCAGAATGGTTTTCAAAGATTATACTACCCTGGAAGAGTATAAATTCGCTAAAGCTAATTCATCTAAAAAATTAAAAGTGGTTTTGCCAGGACCTCTTACCTGGGCAAAATTATCCCTGGATGAGTATTACAATGATTTGAAGACTTTAGTGACAGACTTCAGCCAGATTCTGCGAAAAGAGGTTCAAAAATTGGATCAGGAAGGGGTAGAATATATCCAGTTCGATGAGCCTTCTTTATGTAATTTCCCCCAAGAGATTGGTCTGGTGAAGGAAAGCTTAAGGATTATCACCTCTGGTTTAAAAACTAAATCTATCCTTTTTTTGTATTTTGGAAGCATAAGAAATCTCACTTCGGGACTTTTTGACATGCCTGTGGATATCATAGGTATTGACCTGGTGAGCAAGCCTGAGAATTTAGATGTGATCCTCAAAGCAGATGTGAAAAAAGAGGTGATACTTGGATGCCTGGATGCCCGGAATACCAAAATGGAGGATGAAAAAGAAATCCTCCAGCTAATCGACAAGGTCTCAAAAAACATTCCTCCAGACAAGATCTATATCAGTCCTTCCTGCGGGCTTGAATTTCTGCCGCATGAAAATGCCCTGAAAAAAATAAAACTTCTTTCCTCCATTGCTACCAAGTTCAATTCCTGA
- a CDS encoding methionine synthase, which yields MLLTTSVGSFPKPDYLAKARTQFSRGEITEEELHALEKKATAEVIKFQEEIGIDILVHGEMERGDMTTYFAERLEGFGVSGLVRSYGNRYYRKPVVLGEVKRKAPMTVETFKFAQSLTSKPVKGMLTGPYTMTDWSFNEYYPTRRDTALSLAQVIHQEVADLEKAGAKYIQIDEPALSTRPEEIDLAIEAMAIVTKGITAKTISHICYGDFSKIYPRLLDLPVDQLDLEFANSNFANLELFRNPKFTKEIAVGVVDVHSHIIETKEQVKANIKKALEVFPLEKVYIDPDCGLKTRSVEEAQAKLKVMVEAVREVKQELGIK from the coding sequence ATGCTTTTGACGACCAGTGTGGGGAGCTTTCCCAAGCCGGATTACCTGGCTAAAGCCAGGACACAGTTTTCCCGCGGTGAAATCACCGAAGAAGAACTGCATGCTCTGGAGAAAAAAGCGACTGCTGAGGTAATCAAGTTTCAGGAGGAAATTGGAATAGATATCCTGGTGCACGGCGAGATGGAAAGAGGGGATATGACCACCTATTTTGCAGAGAGATTAGAGGGTTTTGGCGTAAGCGGTCTGGTTCGCTCTTACGGAAACAGATATTATCGCAAGCCGGTGGTTCTTGGAGAAGTAAAAAGAAAAGCTCCAATGACAGTTGAGACTTTCAAATTTGCCCAGAGCCTGACCTCAAAACCGGTCAAGGGAATGCTCACCGGTCCTTATACTATGACCGACTGGTCTTTTAACGAGTATTATCCGACCCGGAGAGATACTGCCTTATCCCTGGCTCAAGTAATTCATCAGGAGGTTGCAGATTTAGAAAAAGCAGGGGCAAAATATATCCAGATAGACGAGCCGGCTTTATCCACCCGGCCTGAGGAGATAGATTTAGCCATAGAGGCGATGGCTATAGTCACCAAGGGGATTACAGCAAAAACTATCAGCCATATTTGCTACGGTGATTTCTCCAAAATCTATCCCCGGCTACTCGATCTGCCAGTTGATCAGTTAGACCTGGAATTTGCCAACAGCAATTTCGCCAATTTAGAGCTTTTCAGGAATCCGAAATTCACCAAAGAAATAGCGGTTGGTGTAGTAGACGTTCATAGCCACATCATAGAGACCAAGGAACAGGTAAAAGCAAATATCAAAAAAGCGTTAGAAGTTTTTCCTTTAGAAAAAGTCTATATCGATCCGGACTGCGGCTTAAAGACCAGATCAGTCGAGGAAGCCCAGGCTAAGCTTAAAGTAATGGTTGAAGCAGTTCGCGAGGTCAAGCAAGAATTGGGCATTAAGTAG